In Pirellulales bacterium, the DNA window CCGCGCTGACCAGCGGCCTGGCGCGACATCCGATCGACGCGGCGCTGACCTGGGGTGGAATGTCGATCAGCGTGCAGGTGTTGATCTTCTTGGCGCTGTTCGCGGGGTTTGCGGTCAAGGTGCCGCTGTTTCCGTTTCATACCTGGCTGCCGCTGGCGCACGTGCAGGCGCCAACCGCGGGGAGCGTGGTGCTGGCGGGGATCTTGTTGAAGATTGGGACCTACGGATTCTTGCGGTTCAGCGTGCCGATGCTCCCCGACGCGACGGCGCTGTTTGCGCCAGCGATCGGTTGGCTGAGCGCGGCGGGCGTGATCTATGCGGCGCTGGTGGCGCTGGCGCAAAGCGACATGAAAAAGATGATCGCCTACTCCAGCGTGGGGCATTTGGGCTTTTCGATGTTGGGATTGTTCGCGCTCAATCGACTGGGCGCGGTGGGGGGCACGCTGCAGATGGTCAATCACGGCCTGTCGACCGGCGGCCTGTTCGCGCTGATCGGCATGTTGTACGAGCGCTATCACACGCGGCAGATCAGCGCGTATGGCGGCATCGCCAAGCGACTGCCGTGGTACGCCTTCTTTTTTGTGTTGTTCACCATGTCGAGCATTGGCTTGCCGATGCTCAACGGCTTTCCGGGCGAGTTCATGCTTTTCATGGGGGCGTTTCAGCGCGGCTTTTCTGGCGGCCCGTGGACCGTGGAAACGCAATTGCGCTGGATCGCGGTGCTGTCGGTGACCGGCATGATACTCAACGCCTGGTACATGTTGTGGCTAGCCAAGAGTATTTTGTATGGACCCTTGCGCGAGCCGCACGAGGAGCATGGCCATTCGGGGCAGGCTCCCGGACCGGTGCGCGATTTGAGCGGGCGCGAGATCGCGGCGCTGGCGCCGATCGCGGTGTTCATGCTGTGGATCGGCTTGGCGCCGAACATGTTCATTCAGCCGATGGAGCCCGCGCTGACGCCGGCCATCGCCGCAGCGAGCGCGAAGTTCGATAGCCTGTGGCATGCCGCGCCCACGGCCACAAGCGTCGCCCGCAAACAAGCGCCGGCGCTGGCGGCCAACCTGAAAACAACGAAAGACAACGATCGTGACCGCTGAGACCATCAACTATTTGCTGCCCGAGATCGTGCTGATCGCCGCGGCGACGGCGATTTATGTGCTGGGGGCGTTCGTGCCGGCGCGGGGGTTATGGAGCGCGTTGGCGGCTGGCGCGATGCTGTTGGCGGCGCTGCTCTTGGCGCGGGGCGGAGTGGCGTCGACCAGTGGGGCGGTGGCGACCGATCTGTTGGCGCAGTATGGCCGCTGGTTGGGGCTGGGATCGGGCCTGTTGCTGGTGATGATGGGCGCGCGGCAGTCGGCGCCAGGATACGGGTCTGAGATGACCGGTTCGTTGGTGCTGGCCACCAGCGGACTGATGTTGGCCGCGGTGGGCAACGACCTGGTGCTGTTGTTCTTGGGGCTGGAGATGATTTCGATCCCGACGTACGTGCTGCTGTACCTGGGCCGTCCCGGCGATCGCGGCAAGGAAGCGGCGGCGAAGTACTTTTTTCTTTCGATCCTGTCGAGCGCCGTGTTGTTGTACGGTTTCAGTTGGCTGTATGGGATGGGGGGCGCGACGCAACTGCCGGTGATTCAGGCGGCGCTGCTTTCGCATTCGCCCGACGTGGGGCTGGCGCGGCTAGGTCCCCTGGCATTGGTGCTGTTGTTTATGGGGCTGGGCTTCAAGATGGCGGCGGCGCCATTTCAGTTTTACGCGCCCGATGTATATCAAGGGACGAGCCACGGCAACGCCGCGCTCTTGTCGGTGCTGCCGAAAGCAGCGGGTCTGATCGTGCTGGTGCGCCTGGTGGCGGTCGCCATGCCGGGGCAGGAAAGGACCGCCTGGCATCTGGCGATGGCGCTGGGCGCCTTGAGCATGACGGTGGGCAACCTGCTGGCGGTGTGGCAGACGCACGTGCGGCGGCTGATGGCGTATTCGTCGATTGCGCATATCGGCTACATGCTGGTGGGTGTGGCGGCCGGCTTCGCGGCGACGCAAAGCCCGCAGGCGGGCGGCTCCGACGGGTTGGGCGCCATGCTGTTTTATCTGGCGACCTACGCGCTGGCGACGATCGGCACGTTCGCGGCGCTGGCGTACTTGGGAAGCCGCGAGCGCCCGATTGAAACGCTCGACGATCTGGCCGGGCTGGGTTGGAAGTATCCGATCGTTGGTCTGTCGATGGGGATCTTCATGTTCAGTCTGGCGGGCATCCCGATCTTCGCCGGCTTCTGGGGGAAGCTGACGGTGTTCTTTGCCGCGCTGCGCGTGGCCGAGGCGCCGGGGGACGCGGCGCTGCGCGGTTGGTTTTTGGCGCTGGTGGTGCTGGGCGCGCTGAACGCGGCGGTGGGGGCGTTTTACTATCTGCGGGTGATCGGCGCGATGGTGTTTCGCGAACCCGCGACCGAGCGCAGCGCCGGCGGCGGACTGGCCGCCTGGGGCGCGGCGGTGGCGTGCGCAGCGCTGGTGTTAGCGATCGGCATCTTGCCCGGTCCGCTGTTGCGCGAGTCGCAAAAGGCCGCGAATCTGGGCACGCCACGACCGGCGGGCACGGTGGTCGCGGGCGCTGTGGCGACGGTGGCGGAACGTGCGCGCTGACGGGCGACGATTTCCGCGCCGGCCTTGAGCAATTGCGGCGCCGCGAAATCAAACCGCATTGAGTTGGGCGTTGTCGCTGCAAGGCAGCGCATTCGACGCCAATTCCCAGCAGTATCCTCAAACAAGTGAGCGTTTGGCGCTCATGGACGTCGGCCCCGGCTTCGGTTGACAATGGAAGCTCGGACTAAGTGTGTCAGCATAGCGCGCCAAGAGCGAGGATCAGCATGAATAGCGCATGGCAGATTGAGCCACGTGGCGGAGCGATACGACTGGGCCCGCGTCCGATGGTTTGGTCGCTTGTATTTCTTCTCATGTCGCATTCCTATGCGATCGCTGTGGCGAATCCGCTCGAGAAGATTCGCGTGTCGTCCGACCACCGCACATTCGTGACGGCTAGCGGCCGCGCGTTTGCTCCCGTGGGGCTCACCTACTTTCGCGCGAACACGGGATGGGCGCCGCAGGTGTGGAAGCGGTTCGACGCCGAGGCGACGCGCCGCGATTTTGCCGTCATGAAAGAGTTGGGCGTCAATTGCGTGCGCGTCTTTCTCAGCTACACGTCGTTTTGCGATCAGTTGGGCCAACTGAACCCGGACGGGCTGACAAAGTTCGATCAGTTTCTCTCGTTCGCCGAAGAGGCCGGTATCTATGTGCATCCGACGGGCCCCGATCACTGGGAAGGCGTTCCGGACTGGGCCCGCGAGGATCAGATTTCTGGCGAACAATATCTGGAAACGATCGAAG includes these proteins:
- a CDS encoding NADH-quinone oxidoreductase subunit M; translated protein: MPEAVDLSVPLAISILLPIVGAILVWVVADAGRGAVRQVALWTSLATLAVAGYIVLQQARGAAQFKRAYDWLDTAAGTGVGIQFSLGLDGLSFWLYGLSALLLLVCVLVSWEAIRDHAAGFYSLLLVLGSGMLGVFAARDVILFYVFFEFTLIPLFFLIGIWGSEDRRYAAVKFFLYTLAGSLLTFLGLLAIVLWNYFNSPDRVMTFNIAALTSGLARHPIDAALTWGGMSISVQVLIFLALFAGFAVKVPLFPFHTWLPLAHVQAPTAGSVVLAGILLKIGTYGFLRFSVPMLPDATALFAPAIGWLSAAGVIYAALVALAQSDMKKMIAYSSVGHLGFSMLGLFALNRLGAVGGTLQMVNHGLSTGGLFALIGMLYERYHTRQISAYGGIAKRLPWYAFFFVLFTMSSIGLPMLNGFPGEFMLFMGAFQRGFSGGPWTVETQLRWIAVLSVTGMILNAWYMLWLAKSILYGPLREPHEEHGHSGQAPGPVRDLSGREIAALAPIAVFMLWIGLAPNMFIQPMEPALTPAIAAASAKFDSLWHAAPTATSVARKQAPALAANLKTTKDNDRDR
- a CDS encoding NADH-quinone oxidoreductase subunit N, translated to MTAETINYLLPEIVLIAAATAIYVLGAFVPARGLWSALAAGAMLLAALLLARGGVASTSGAVATDLLAQYGRWLGLGSGLLLVMMGARQSAPGYGSEMTGSLVLATSGLMLAAVGNDLVLLFLGLEMISIPTYVLLYLGRPGDRGKEAAAKYFFLSILSSAVLLYGFSWLYGMGGATQLPVIQAALLSHSPDVGLARLGPLALVLLFMGLGFKMAAAPFQFYAPDVYQGTSHGNAALLSVLPKAAGLIVLVRLVAVAMPGQERTAWHLAMALGALSMTVGNLLAVWQTHVRRLMAYSSIAHIGYMLVGVAAGFAATQSPQAGGSDGLGAMLFYLATYALATIGTFAALAYLGSRERPIETLDDLAGLGWKYPIVGLSMGIFMFSLAGIPIFAGFWGKLTVFFAALRVAEAPGDAALRGWFLALVVLGALNAAVGAFYYLRVIGAMVFREPATERSAGGGLAAWGAAVACAALVLAIGILPGPLLRESQKAANLGTPRPAGTVVAGAVATVAERAR